A window of Juglans regia cultivar Chandler unplaced genomic scaffold, Walnut 2.0 Scaffold_7, whole genome shotgun sequence genomic DNA:
AGAGGGACATAACGTTAGTTTCATTATCAGTATCTCCATTTACTGACTTGGAGCCACTTGCCGAACCTGCTCCTGTTCTtggacaatttttcttgacgtgCCCAGATTGTCCACACCCCCAGCAGACTACTTTCATCTTCatggagttcttcttcttcccattacCAGCTACTACCACTGCTAAGTTCACAGGTGGACCATTTCTTCCACCACCTAGTCTTCTCTCTTCAGAAAAGAGTTTACTGGTAacctctgaaaaaattattttctccttcccatgtatcaaaataggcttcatatgctcataggaagatggaagagaccagatgagcctcaaggcttgatcctcatcatcaattttaactccAATAGATTCTAGCTCAGAGACAATACCATTGAGAACacttaaatgatctgaaatagtcGTACCTTCACTCATATGCAGTGTATGAAACTGCTCCTTTAGGTACACCCGATTTGAGACGCCTTTTGTCTGATACAACTCTTCTAGCTTTTCCCAGAGTTCCTTTGCCGTAGAT
This region includes:
- the LOC118346128 gene encoding uncharacterized protein LOC118346128, coding for MSGRLHKALKGRPTPEVSSDTSVTDQTKSRSVMSDEDWEDLDLRAASAIRLCLAKNVLANIHGISTAKELWEKLEELYQTKGVSNRVYLKEQFHTLHMSEEVTSKLFSEERRLGGGRNGPPVNLAVVVAGNGKKKNSMKMKVVCWGCGQSGHVKKNCPRTGAGSASGSKSVNGDTDNETNVMSLSMEEDVC